The following are encoded in a window of Thunnus albacares chromosome 17, fThuAlb1.1, whole genome shotgun sequence genomic DNA:
- the LOC122966298 gene encoding uncharacterized protein LOC122966298, whose product MSIDEKLLFEGFLQKRKDTLKIIWVTYWFRLQNTTLFFYTKKNGNASHLRGYYYIYTVQSVREVQRTDSKRFMFEINMTNGKRKVLAAETDALRKEWVGQLWKAMHLSTSAVSDSRGTQLRVCEQRERRNSSTPIYSESDSVTEFPPARPLSAPAPPGYIHHENSNLTSPVCPSEEPDTEDAPFQNTLPACNYQHHDGDSLNQSESELNLWSSELSDTEDKQGDYDVLPLRNKTCTIDIDPSTETNEGVYDFPLSYKRASDNQDATDSIYDVPSSLLRQMSDDTEEEQPEEGAF is encoded by the exons ATGTCAATAGATGAGAAGCTGTTGTTTGAGGGTTTcttgcagaaaagaaaagatactCTG AAAATAATATGGGTGACGTATTGGTTCAGGCTTCAAAACACAACCTTGTTCTTTTATACCAAGAAGAACGGCAACGCT TCACATTTGAGAGGATATTACTACATTTACACA GTGCAATCAGTACGAGAGGTCCAGAGAACTGACAGCAAGCGCTTTATGTTTGAGATCAACATGACCAATGGGAAGAGAAAAGTGTTG gcagcAGAGACAGATGCTCTCAGAAAGGAGTGGGTAGGACAGCTATGGAAAGCAATGCATCTTTCTACCTCTGCAGTCTCAGACTCCAGAGGTACACA ACTCAGAGTGTGTGAGCAGCGAGAGAGACGTAACAGCAGCACACCCATCTACTCGGAGagtgacagtgtgacagagtTTCCACCTGCTCGGCCCCTCTCGGCCCCTGCTCCACCGGGCTATATCCACCACGAGAACAGCAACCTCACCTCCCCCGTCTGCCCGTCTGAGGAGCCGGACACTGAGGACGCTCCTTTCCAAAACACACTGCCAGCCTGTAACTACCAGCATCACGATG GTGACAGTCTGAATCAGTCTGAATCCGAACTGAATCTATGGTCCAGTGAGTTGAGTGATACGGAGGACAAACAAGGAGACTATGATGTTTTGCCACTCAGAAACA AGACGTGCACCATCGACATCGACCCTTCAACAGAGACGAACGAGGGTGTGTACGACTTTCCTCTCTCTTACAAGAGAGCTTCTGACAATCAAG ACGCCACAGACAGCATCTATGACGTACCAAGCTCTCTTTTGAGACAGATGTCTGATGACactgaag